The following proteins are co-located in the Psilocybe cubensis strain MGC-MH-2018 chromosome 5, whole genome shotgun sequence genome:
- a CDS encoding Glutathione S-transferase (Glutathione S-transferase PM239X14), producing the protein MVLTLYGNPMTTCTWRVATVLKEKQVPFILKEVNLLKGEHKSADFLEKQPFGVVPCIDDDGFILYESRAICQYIAAKYANQGTPGLIPDFTDFAAYALFQQASSIEQAYFNEYAEKAVVEKVFKPKYGVVGNVELADKLLATLETKLDVYEKILSKQKYLVGNSVTLADLYHLPYGSLLKDAGASGLDSPTRPNVARWWNDISSRESWQSVKDGVIP; encoded by the exons ATGGTCCTAACGCTCTATGGCAACCCTATGACAACCTGCACCTGGCGCGTTGCGACTGTTctcaaagaaaaacaagtGCCATTCATCTTGAAAGAAGTCAATCTCTTAAAAGGAGAACACAAATCCGCAGATTTTCTTGAGAAGCAACCTTTCGGTGTCGTCCCTTGCATA GACGATGATGGGTTTATCCTCTATGAAAGCAGGGCTATTTGCCAATATATTGCGGCCAAGTATGCTAACCAAGGAACCCCTGGGTTAATACCCGACTTTACCGATTTTGCTGCCTACGCACTTTTTCAACAGGCATCTTCGATAGAGCAGGCATATTTTAATGAATATGCTGAAAAGGCTGTAGTCGAAAAAGTTTTCAAGCC AAAGTATGGGGTAGTCGGCAACGTCGAGCTTGCTGACAAACTTCTTGCGACTCTCGAGACAAAGCTTGATGTCTACGAAAAAATCCTCAGCAAACAGAAATATTTGGTCGGTAAC TCTGTAACTCTCGCTGATTTGTATCACCTTCCATACGGATCGTTGCTTAAGGACGCTGGAGCATCAGGCCTTGATTCTCCGACAAGGCCCAACGTcgccag ATGGTGGAATGATATTTCGTCTCGAGAATCATGGCAGTCTGTTAAGGACGGAGTCATACCATGA